The Verrucomicrobiales bacterium genome has a segment encoding these proteins:
- a CDS encoding tetratricopeptide repeat protein encodes MQPEVSQSDGMLRFEAWVHANRNLIITGVGMVAAGGLMIYGYVSYQEGSETKAAEALTNVQPVRPRENPPAGELAAGYLKVAADHPGTVAGRQAVLRAASALFGDGKYAEAQAQFEKFLSNSSGSPFASQAAFGVAACLDAQGKTTEALAKYDEVAKRYSTEGVAEDAKLSMAKLYVAQNKPELAYKLFEEITQGSRGGTAGQEAFMKREELAQKFPYLRSNTPSLTTPTTILGTNAAKAVDAVKKSLTNIVAGATNAAASSGAPATPAAKP; translated from the coding sequence ATGCAACCGGAAGTCAGTCAGTCGGATGGCATGCTTCGTTTCGAGGCCTGGGTTCATGCCAATCGTAACTTAATCATCACGGGTGTCGGCATGGTCGCTGCCGGTGGTTTGATGATTTACGGCTACGTGAGCTACCAAGAAGGCAGCGAAACCAAAGCGGCGGAAGCTCTGACCAATGTTCAGCCGGTTCGGCCTCGCGAGAATCCGCCGGCCGGTGAATTGGCGGCAGGCTACCTCAAAGTGGCCGCCGATCATCCGGGCACCGTGGCTGGCCGGCAGGCCGTGCTACGAGCAGCGAGCGCGCTGTTCGGCGATGGCAAATATGCGGAGGCTCAGGCTCAATTTGAAAAGTTCCTAAGCAACAGCTCTGGCAGCCCGTTCGCTTCTCAAGCCGCCTTCGGGGTGGCTGCCTGCTTGGATGCTCAGGGTAAGACGACGGAGGCTCTCGCGAAGTACGATGAAGTCGCCAAGCGCTACTCCACCGAAGGAGTGGCTGAGGATGCCAAACTGTCCATGGCCAAGCTCTACGTGGCTCAGAATAAGCCCGAGCTGGCTTACAAGCTTTTTGAGGAGATCACCCAAGGCAGCCGCGGCGGGACGGCCGGGCAGGAAGCGTTCATGAAGCGAGAGGAGTTGGCGCAGAAGTTCCCTTACCTGCGTTCCAATACCCCATCCTTGACGACTCCGACCACTATTCTGGGTACCAATGCCGCCAAGGCGGTTGATGCGGTCAAGAAGTCGCTGACGAACATCGTTGCGGGAGCAACTAACGCTGCTGCCAGCTCGGGCGCGCCGGCAACTCCGGCCGCGAAGCCGTGA
- the murJ gene encoding murein biosynthesis integral membrane protein MurJ, with protein sequence MLKSSGAIALATLLSRILGLVRVMAYAHLMGTGLVASAFTYAFSIPNLFRRLLGEGVLTAAFIPHFKEKQKLEGEQEMWRVANAVLSALLVVATGVVLLMMAVATLLMWSGWFKLKTVLMLDLMRCMCPYLLLVCVAAFFMGILNARGHFFVPAFGSVMLNVVMIGSVFLIAPMMGQTKERQVFGIALGVVLAGAAQAIYQLPLLRREGFRFRWITPWKDKSVLFVGRQMVPGILGVAAFQINVLVSQGLGFWFADHIVSSFDYAVRLMELPQGLFGVSLATYLLPTLSGLATDKKYPEFRSTLQQGLGYVLTSNIMAAVLLMVLAEPIIRLLFERGSFDVVATTRVTKALVFLAPALIAYSTVNILARAFYALGDTSTPARISICCLFLNLVLTALFLGPLEQAGMGLANSMTAAMNAGLLLFALRKKLGRLDFQRLQGSVTALAGVALVSGAVAWLIFQGWERHFGHAQFWVKTGAVFVPTACAAIVYLALIRLFHIGYGSEAIDQAMAKLRARWSR encoded by the coding sequence ATGCTGAAGTCCTCCGGTGCGATCGCGCTGGCCACTTTGTTAAGCCGGATCCTGGGTCTGGTTCGTGTGATGGCTTATGCTCACCTGATGGGCACGGGCCTGGTGGCGAGTGCCTTCACCTATGCATTCAGCATTCCGAATCTATTCCGACGCTTGCTGGGCGAGGGGGTGTTGACTGCGGCTTTCATCCCCCACTTTAAGGAGAAACAGAAGCTGGAGGGAGAACAGGAAATGTGGCGTGTGGCGAACGCGGTGCTGTCGGCGCTGCTGGTGGTTGCGACTGGGGTGGTGCTGCTGATGATGGCCGTGGCGACGCTGTTGATGTGGTCAGGATGGTTTAAACTCAAGACGGTGTTGATGCTGGATTTGATGAGGTGCATGTGTCCCTACCTGCTCCTGGTCTGCGTGGCTGCCTTTTTCATGGGCATCCTGAACGCTCGAGGACACTTTTTCGTTCCTGCGTTCGGCTCGGTGATGCTGAACGTGGTCATGATTGGTTCGGTGTTTCTCATCGCTCCCATGATGGGGCAAACCAAGGAGCGCCAAGTCTTCGGAATTGCTCTGGGGGTGGTATTGGCGGGGGCTGCTCAGGCGATCTACCAACTGCCGCTGCTGCGACGTGAGGGTTTTCGATTTCGCTGGATTACCCCTTGGAAGGATAAATCGGTGCTTTTTGTGGGGCGGCAGATGGTGCCTGGTATCCTGGGAGTGGCCGCGTTTCAGATCAATGTGCTGGTGAGTCAGGGCCTTGGCTTTTGGTTCGCCGATCATATCGTTTCCTCTTTTGATTACGCCGTGCGCCTCATGGAACTGCCGCAAGGTCTATTTGGCGTTTCCCTGGCCACTTATCTTCTGCCGACGCTTTCAGGCTTGGCGACCGACAAGAAGTATCCGGAGTTTCGTTCAACGTTACAACAAGGGTTGGGCTATGTGCTCACCTCCAACATCATGGCCGCAGTCTTGTTAATGGTTCTGGCCGAGCCGATCATCCGCCTGCTTTTTGAGCGGGGAAGTTTTGATGTCGTTGCCACCACCAGGGTCACCAAAGCCTTGGTCTTTCTCGCTCCGGCGCTGATCGCCTATTCGACGGTGAATATTCTCGCCCGGGCATTCTACGCGCTGGGTGACACCTCAACCCCCGCGCGCATCAGCATCTGTTGTCTCTTTTTGAATTTGGTCTTAACCGCCCTGTTTCTGGGACCCCTGGAGCAGGCCGGCATGGGCTTGGCCAATTCGATGACCGCTGCGATGAATGCGGGTTTGTTGCTGTTTGCCTTACGCAAGAAGCTGGGCCGCCTGGATTTTCAGCGCTTGCAGGGAAGTGTCACCGCGCTGGCGGGAGTAGCCTTGGTCAGCGGGGCAGTGGCCTGGCTGATTTTTCAAGGGTGGGAGCGTCACTTCGGACACGCTCAATTCTGGGTAAAAACCGGCGCGGTGTTTGTTCCTACCGCGTGCGCGGCCATCGTCTACCTCGCGCTGATCCGCCTCTTCCACATCGGTTACGGCAGCGAGGCCATCGATCAGGCGATGGCCAAGCTGCGTGCACGCTGGAGTCGCTGA
- a CDS encoding aminopeptidase: protein MDQRYQKLAELLTQYSLKLKRGEVVFIDATDIPETFCIEMVRAVRRAGAHPLIELRQSRISRELLLETNEEHARLIRDVEMFRMKKVDAYIALRGSQNANESSDVPGALSSLFSRTLRPVLNYRVNQTRWVVLRWPTPSMAQGAGMSTEAFDNLFFDVCTMDYGRMAKAMIPLERRMKRADQVRIEGPGTELSFSIKGIGAKMCRGDRNIPDGEVFSCPVKDSVNGYIQFNTPTIYAGTRFDNIRLAFRDGRIVEATGSNSKRLNEILDTDPGARYIGEFSLGFNPYILNPMCDILFDEKIAGSFHFTPGQAYEGIADNGNRSAVHWDMVMIQRADWGGGEIWFDDELIRKDGLFLPKDLRGLNPDQLKR, encoded by the coding sequence ATGGACCAACGTTATCAAAAGCTCGCCGAACTCCTGACTCAGTATTCGCTCAAGCTCAAACGCGGTGAAGTGGTCTTCATCGACGCCACGGATATCCCGGAGACCTTCTGCATCGAGATGGTCAGGGCCGTCCGACGCGCCGGGGCCCACCCCCTGATCGAACTGCGTCAAAGCAGAATCTCGCGCGAACTCCTGCTGGAGACGAACGAGGAACACGCCCGGCTCATCCGCGACGTGGAGATGTTTCGCATGAAAAAGGTCGACGCTTACATCGCGCTTCGCGGAAGCCAAAACGCGAATGAGTCGTCGGACGTCCCGGGAGCCCTTTCCTCCCTGTTCTCGCGAACATTGCGGCCAGTGCTCAATTATCGGGTCAACCAAACTCGATGGGTCGTGCTCCGATGGCCAACCCCGAGCATGGCGCAGGGCGCTGGAATGAGCACAGAAGCCTTCGACAACCTCTTCTTTGACGTCTGCACCATGGACTACGGACGGATGGCCAAGGCCATGATCCCGCTCGAGCGGCGCATGAAGCGGGCGGACCAGGTCAGAATCGAGGGCCCGGGCACAGAGCTTAGTTTCAGCATCAAAGGCATCGGCGCGAAAATGTGCCGAGGCGATCGGAATATCCCCGACGGTGAAGTCTTCAGCTGCCCGGTCAAAGACTCGGTCAACGGCTACATCCAGTTCAACACCCCCACCATCTACGCCGGAACCCGCTTCGATAACATCCGGCTCGCGTTCCGCGATGGACGCATCGTGGAGGCCACTGGCAGCAACTCCAAGCGTCTGAACGAGATTTTGGATACGGACCCCGGAGCACGTTATATCGGGGAGTTCTCGCTTGGGTTCAATCCTTACATCCTAAATCCCATGTGCGACATTCTCTTTGATGAGAAGATCGCCGGGTCCTTCCATTTCACACCTGGTCAGGCTTATGAGGGTATCGCCGACAACGGCAACCGCTCGGCGGTCCATTGGGATATGGTGATGATTCAGCGCGCAGACTGGGGCGGCGGAGAGATCTGGTTTGACGACGAATTAATCCGCAAGGACGGCCTCTTTTTGCCGAAAGATCTGCGCGGCCTGAACCCAGACCAGCTGAAGCGCTAA
- a CDS encoding N-acetylmuramoyl-L-alanine amidase, with product MSNSLVPSSSPLTNGLVAFPPAPPPVSTARHPLQPLIQANPMRNPLISLFEWAGNLGLVAPRRVAENPQPTYEVATAMGRALIRVGSTRATIRGVDVMLGHLPQFVNGQPCVHRVDYQKTLHPLLWPIQPVWWSTNRLIVIDPGHGGKDAGSESVDRRYFEERVTLDWAHRLALVLQKHGYRVALTRTNDADMSLAERVLFAETLKADLFVSLHFNSAYPVNHKRGLETFVLTPPGLASSVVRDGEDNLRLAFPNNGFDLENLNLAWRVHKSVIARSGAIDRGVQRARFMGVLRGQSRPAILIEGGYLSNPEDAKRIGEAAYRQRLAEGVAAGIAALDPVPVLEPTIGQSGEPAVDRGAN from the coding sequence ATGAGCAACTCGCTGGTGCCATCCTCCTCGCCCCTGACCAACGGGCTGGTCGCGTTTCCTCCAGCGCCCCCGCCGGTTTCGACCGCCAGGCATCCCCTCCAGCCGCTCATCCAAGCGAACCCCATGCGCAATCCGCTGATCTCGCTGTTCGAGTGGGCGGGAAACCTGGGATTGGTGGCTCCTCGACGTGTGGCGGAGAATCCCCAGCCAACCTACGAGGTCGCGACGGCCATGGGGAGAGCGCTGATCCGTGTGGGATCGACCCGAGCGACCATTCGAGGTGTGGATGTCATGCTCGGGCATTTACCGCAGTTCGTGAATGGGCAGCCTTGCGTGCATCGCGTGGATTACCAGAAAACCCTTCACCCCCTCCTCTGGCCCATCCAGCCGGTCTGGTGGTCTACGAATCGGCTGATTGTCATCGATCCGGGGCATGGCGGCAAAGACGCCGGGAGTGAGAGTGTCGATCGCCGCTACTTTGAGGAGCGAGTCACCCTGGATTGGGCGCACCGTTTAGCCTTGGTGTTGCAGAAGCACGGGTATCGGGTCGCGCTGACACGAACCAACGATGCTGACATGTCTCTGGCGGAACGAGTGCTTTTCGCTGAGACCCTTAAGGCGGATCTGTTTGTCAGCCTCCATTTTAACTCGGCGTATCCGGTCAATCACAAACGCGGCTTGGAGACCTTTGTTCTGACTCCGCCCGGTCTGGCCTCCTCGGTTGTTCGGGATGGAGAAGACAATCTGCGGTTGGCTTTTCCAAACAACGGGTTCGATCTTGAAAACCTCAACCTGGCTTGGCGTGTGCACAAATCGGTGATCGCGCGATCCGGAGCGATAGACCGTGGGGTGCAGCGGGCTCGCTTCATGGGCGTTCTTCGAGGACAGTCTCGCCCCGCCATCCTGATCGAAGGAGGGTATTTGTCCAACCCGGAGGATGCCAAGCGAATCGGTGAGGCCGCCTATCGCCAGCGATTGGCTGAGGGTGTCGCTGCCGGGATCGCGGCGCTGGATCCGGTGCCGGTCTTGGAACCGACCATCGGGCAGAGTGGTGAGCCAGCTGTGGACCGTGGTGCTAACTAG
- the proB gene encoding glutamate 5-kinase has product MRSEFLKSAQRLVVKLGTGVLTDSQKQPDLGQMRQLVAQLAAQRKAGRQVVLVTSGAVGSGMGVLGFQKRPEDLAALQACAAVGQSRLMSTYEKLFARHKLSVAQVLLTHDDVADHDRHFNVRGTLRQLLERGIVPIINENDAVSTTELKFGDNDKLSALVATLLAADLLVILTTVDGVIDHFGEPDARRISSIENITSRVEGLAGGTSSATAVGGMKTKIQAARIVVRAGIPLVIAAGHKRHVLRDVLAGKDEGTLFQPDNRPLSSREKWIAFFNRPQGKLRVDEGAVRALSEKPSSLLLPGIRRCEGEFTKGAVVSICTPKGKEFARGIARQDSTVLRQRKSDDSVAIHRDHLVLL; this is encoded by the coding sequence GTGCGTTCGGAATTTCTTAAGTCAGCTCAGCGGTTGGTGGTCAAACTGGGAACCGGCGTGCTTACCGACAGCCAGAAGCAGCCCGATCTCGGACAAATGCGCCAGCTCGTCGCCCAGCTCGCAGCTCAGCGAAAGGCTGGTCGGCAGGTGGTCCTGGTCACCTCCGGGGCCGTCGGCTCGGGCATGGGCGTGCTGGGGTTTCAAAAGCGGCCTGAGGACCTCGCCGCTCTCCAGGCGTGCGCGGCAGTGGGACAGAGCCGACTCATGTCCACCTATGAAAAGCTCTTCGCCCGCCACAAGCTATCCGTCGCTCAGGTGCTCCTCACCCACGATGATGTGGCGGATCACGACCGCCATTTCAATGTGCGCGGAACTCTGCGCCAGCTTCTTGAACGCGGCATTGTGCCCATCATCAATGAGAACGATGCGGTCTCGACCACCGAGCTTAAGTTTGGTGACAACGACAAGCTTAGCGCCCTGGTGGCAACGCTACTGGCCGCGGATCTGCTGGTCATCCTCACCACGGTGGACGGAGTCATCGATCACTTCGGGGAGCCAGACGCCCGCCGGATTTCGAGCATCGAGAACATCACCTCTCGTGTGGAAGGTCTGGCGGGCGGAACCTCCAGCGCCACTGCGGTCGGGGGAATGAAGACCAAAATCCAAGCGGCTCGAATCGTGGTTCGCGCTGGGATTCCCCTGGTGATCGCCGCCGGTCATAAGCGACACGTGCTAAGGGATGTGCTCGCAGGCAAGGACGAAGGCACGCTGTTTCAACCCGACAACCGCCCCCTCAGCTCGCGGGAGAAGTGGATCGCCTTCTTTAACCGCCCCCAAGGAAAACTGAGGGTGGATGAAGGAGCGGTCCGGGCTCTGTCGGAGAAGCCGAGCAGCCTGCTGCTCCCCGGCATCCGACGTTGTGAAGGCGAGTTTACCAAGGGTGCCGTGGTGAGCATTTGCACCCCGAAGGGCAAGGAGTTTGCCCGAGGAATCGCACGACAGGATTCAACCGTTCTGCGGCAGCGCAAATCCGATGACAGTGTGGCCATCCACCGGGATCACCTGGTTTTGCTCTAA
- a CDS encoding PrsW family intramembrane metalloprotease: MRYYSIIPDQPAQGPWTVDELVSLYRKGAIGPNTPVESEDGAVRVKLGELLDRDRRFFDAFTTGPSSSVAPKEDLRRLTAHLLVPWDELRSGRWLRQRRALLIAGVGLMPLAILAYFGEDAGIQKAYWAMAVYFSLLWGGFFYHAFPAPDVKLRDAAFCLFGSALSCTLILYGVYRLTPTGFLLPWIQSPSLLRTWIGFVGGVGVAEELCKAMVLIIMFRRKDQLSPHTMLFYGLMAGLGFGLFEGVRYQWQFNLNMTQSAQGYYLLNVLRLTSLPFLHAVWTGIAGYFLGFALRYPERRVGLWMTAIGLPAVLHGTYNTFSRHGFGLFVAVFSVFALNLYMARSMELDRLLREGRARGEETI, encoded by the coding sequence GTGCGCTACTATTCCATTATTCCTGATCAGCCGGCCCAGGGACCCTGGACCGTTGACGAGCTTGTCAGTCTTTACCGCAAGGGGGCGATCGGACCTAACACTCCGGTCGAATCCGAGGACGGAGCAGTGCGGGTCAAGCTCGGGGAGCTTCTGGACCGCGATCGGCGCTTTTTCGATGCCTTTACCACGGGGCCTAGCTCCTCAGTCGCACCCAAGGAAGACCTCCGGCGTTTGACGGCTCATTTGTTGGTGCCATGGGATGAGCTCAGGTCGGGCCGATGGTTGCGACAGCGTCGGGCTCTATTGATCGCCGGGGTAGGCCTCATGCCCTTGGCAATCCTCGCCTATTTTGGCGAGGACGCGGGGATTCAGAAGGCGTACTGGGCAATGGCAGTCTACTTCTCGCTGCTCTGGGGGGGGTTTTTCTATCACGCGTTTCCGGCTCCGGACGTAAAACTGCGAGACGCCGCTTTCTGTCTGTTTGGCAGTGCTCTCAGCTGCACTCTGATTCTCTATGGGGTGTATCGGCTCACACCTACCGGATTCCTTCTACCCTGGATTCAATCGCCTTCCTTGCTTCGAACCTGGATCGGATTTGTCGGCGGAGTGGGAGTTGCTGAAGAGTTGTGCAAGGCAATGGTGCTCATCATTATGTTTCGGCGGAAGGATCAACTCTCACCGCACACCATGCTCTTCTACGGACTGATGGCTGGCCTGGGCTTTGGGCTCTTCGAGGGGGTGCGCTACCAGTGGCAGTTCAATCTGAACATGACCCAGAGTGCCCAGGGTTATTACCTTCTCAACGTCCTCCGACTGACGTCGCTTCCCTTTCTACACGCGGTTTGGACTGGCATCGCCGGATACTTCCTGGGTTTCGCTCTGCGCTACCCGGAACGTCGAGTGGGGCTTTGGATGACCGCCATTGGTTTGCCAGCAGTGTTGCACGGTACCTACAACACCTTCTCCCGGCATGGATTCGGCCTCTTTGTGGCAGTGTTCAGCGTCTTCGCGCTGAATCTCTATATGGCGCGCAGTATGGAATTGGACCGCCTTTTGCGCGAAGGGCGGGCTCGGGGGGAAGAAACTATTTAA
- a CDS encoding ThuA domain-containing protein: MKTLQVFLAALMVLGATSLPAADRVVYEGTKGPGRGKHIVFLSGDEEYRSEEALPMLAKILAVHHGFKCTVLFPLNPADGTIDPNNQTNVVGLEAIQTADLVIMLLRFREFPDAQMKYFVDYYNAGKPIIGLRTSTHAFSYERNKKSPYAKFDWRSKEWPGGFGQQVLGDTWISHHGNHGSQSTRGIINEQLKKHPILKGVTDIWGPSDVYGITHLPADAQVLAYGQILAGMKPTDAAIEGPKNNPMMPLIWVRERKNEDGKVNRILCSTIGAASDFESEGLRRLMVNASYWCLGMEKKIKASSKADVVGEYHPTFFGFGKFKKGLKPSDYELESK; encoded by the coding sequence ATGAAAACACTGCAAGTCTTCCTCGCTGCTCTGATGGTTCTCGGCGCCACATCCCTTCCGGCAGCCGACCGCGTGGTTTATGAAGGAACGAAGGGCCCTGGGCGTGGGAAGCACATCGTCTTTCTGAGCGGCGACGAGGAATACCGCTCCGAGGAGGCACTGCCGATGCTCGCCAAAATTCTGGCGGTGCACCATGGTTTCAAATGCACGGTACTTTTCCCACTGAACCCGGCGGATGGAACCATCGACCCCAACAACCAAACGAACGTCGTGGGTCTGGAGGCGATCCAAACGGCGGACCTAGTGATTATGCTGCTGCGTTTTCGCGAGTTTCCTGACGCCCAGATGAAGTATTTCGTCGACTACTACAACGCCGGCAAACCGATCATCGGCCTGCGCACCTCGACCCACGCCTTCTCCTACGAAAGAAACAAGAAAAGCCCATACGCCAAGTTCGATTGGCGAAGTAAGGAATGGCCGGGCGGGTTTGGCCAGCAAGTCCTGGGGGACACTTGGATCAGTCACCATGGTAACCATGGGAGCCAGAGCACCCGCGGGATCATCAACGAGCAGCTGAAAAAGCACCCGATCCTTAAAGGAGTTACCGACATCTGGGGACCGAGTGATGTTTATGGCATCACCCACCTGCCGGCCGACGCCCAAGTACTTGCCTATGGACAAATCCTGGCCGGCATGAAGCCAACGGATGCGGCCATCGAAGGCCCCAAAAACAATCCGATGATGCCCCTGATTTGGGTGCGTGAACGCAAGAATGAAGACGGGAAAGTCAACCGGATCCTCTGCAGCACCATCGGCGCAGCCTCGGACTTTGAGAGCGAAGGCCTTCGACGCCTGATGGTGAACGCCTCCTATTGGTGTTTGGGCATGGAAAAGAAGATCAAGGCCAGCAGCAAGGCGGACGTTGTGGGCGAGTATCACCCCACTTTCTTCGGATTTGGCAAGTTCAAGAAGGGCCTGAAACCGTCGGACTACGAGCTCGAGTCGAAGTGA
- a CDS encoding competence/damage-inducible protein A, with the protein MYTELINTGSELMLGRVLNTHQQWICRRMADHGYTVTRQVAVSDEAHAIQGAVREALERADLILTTGGLGPTSDDLTRDLIAQLLGRPLREDPAALANIESFFTSRKRPMPASTRVQAMVPEGAQVLPNGHGTAPGLAIPLEPRPGSRLPRWLIMLPGPPRELHPMFLNQALPLIQKAYPLGEEYVCRTLKTAGLGESWVEEKVSLPLKPWTDSGMDLGYCARTGEVDVRFVCRGPDAKTRVNGAEKLCRELLGGYVFGVDDETLEGVLVRLLTERKRTVGLAESCTGGFVSHRLTNVPGASEVFRGSIVSYHNEIKHSALGVSSEILREHGAVSEPCARLMAEGARRALGVDYALSMTGIAGPGGGTPEKPVGTVFIGLASATGTTVVKNLNRFDRETFKFVTSQQALNLLRHTILGTE; encoded by the coding sequence ATGTACACCGAATTGATCAACACTGGATCAGAGCTGATGCTCGGTCGCGTTCTCAACACGCACCAACAATGGATTTGCCGTCGGATGGCTGACCACGGCTACACGGTGACACGACAGGTCGCCGTCTCGGACGAAGCGCACGCCATTCAAGGAGCAGTTCGGGAGGCCTTGGAAAGAGCTGACCTGATCCTAACCACCGGCGGCCTCGGACCGACCAGCGATGATCTGACACGTGACTTGATCGCACAGCTGCTAGGCCGGCCACTCCGCGAGGACCCCGCAGCCCTGGCCAACATCGAGTCTTTTTTCACTTCACGCAAACGGCCCATGCCAGCCAGCACTCGAGTGCAGGCCATGGTTCCCGAGGGCGCTCAAGTGCTACCGAACGGGCATGGCACTGCTCCCGGGCTCGCGATACCCCTGGAGCCACGGCCCGGGAGCCGTCTTCCCCGCTGGCTGATCATGCTGCCAGGTCCGCCGCGCGAGCTGCACCCGATGTTCCTGAACCAAGCCCTGCCGCTCATCCAAAAGGCCTATCCTCTCGGAGAAGAGTATGTCTGCCGGACTTTGAAGACCGCCGGGCTCGGGGAATCGTGGGTCGAGGAGAAGGTCTCTCTCCCCCTCAAACCTTGGACCGACTCGGGCATGGACCTGGGCTACTGCGCGCGCACCGGAGAGGTCGACGTGCGATTTGTCTGCCGCGGCCCGGACGCCAAGACCCGAGTCAACGGGGCAGAAAAGCTCTGTCGCGAACTGCTGGGTGGCTATGTATTCGGCGTCGATGATGAGACCTTAGAGGGAGTGCTCGTCCGGCTGCTCACCGAGCGAAAGCGGACGGTTGGACTGGCGGAATCCTGCACCGGAGGGTTTGTTTCCCATCGCCTCACCAACGTCCCCGGGGCCTCCGAAGTCTTCCGAGGGTCGATCGTGTCGTACCACAACGAGATCAAACACTCGGCACTCGGAGTCTCCTCGGAAATCCTTCGAGAGCACGGCGCCGTCAGCGAACCCTGCGCTCGCCTCATGGCCGAGGGTGCTCGCCGCGCGCTTGGAGTGGACTATGCACTGTCGATGACGGGTATCGCCGGACCCGGTGGCGGGACGCCCGAGAAACCAGTCGGCACCGTCTTCATCGGCCTTGCTTCAGCAACGGGAACTACAGTGGTCAAGAATCTGAATCGTTTCGATCGGGAGACCTTCAAGTTCGTGACTTCCCAACAGGCCCTCAACTTATTACGTCATACGATCCTGGGCACAGAGTAG
- a CDS encoding MazG family protein — translation MKRPRAPKPAIVDLLAVMARLRSPTGCPWDQEQDHMSLRFHAVEEVYELMDAIEAGDDEEMMEELGDLLLQVVFHAQLARERKAFNFEKLTRNLVDKLIRRHPHVFGDSKAKDVDAVWAQWEKIKRAEKKGTAHDRPSALDGIPRHLPALLRAEKVTKKARKAKLLPTKAAATRISRSALAASLFDLAEIAQARGWSAEELLRSETKRRERAYRKAEVSHIQSASHSR, via the coding sequence ATGAAACGCCCACGAGCCCCCAAGCCCGCCATCGTCGACCTTCTGGCCGTGATGGCACGACTGCGTTCCCCCACCGGTTGTCCATGGGACCAGGAGCAGGATCACATGTCGCTGCGATTCCATGCCGTGGAGGAAGTCTACGAACTCATGGACGCGATCGAGGCGGGCGACGACGAGGAGATGATGGAAGAGTTGGGGGACCTCCTGCTGCAGGTAGTCTTCCATGCTCAGCTGGCTCGGGAGCGGAAGGCGTTCAACTTCGAGAAACTCACTCGCAACCTGGTGGATAAGCTCATCCGCCGTCATCCGCATGTATTCGGGGACAGCAAAGCCAAGGATGTGGATGCGGTTTGGGCCCAATGGGAGAAGATTAAACGCGCAGAGAAGAAGGGAACTGCTCATGACCGGCCCTCGGCGTTGGATGGCATCCCTCGTCACCTGCCAGCCTTGCTGCGAGCCGAGAAGGTGACCAAGAAGGCCCGCAAGGCCAAACTACTCCCGACCAAGGCGGCGGCCACCCGAATATCTCGATCGGCCCTCGCGGCCAGCCTCTTCGACCTGGCCGAAATCGCACAAGCCCGCGGCTGGTCGGCCGAGGAGCTGCTGCGAAGCGAAACCAAACGTCGTGAACGTGCCTATCGAAAAGCAGAAGTCTCCCACATCCAATCTGCATCTCACTCCCGCTAA